In Centropristis striata isolate RG_2023a ecotype Rhode Island chromosome 15, C.striata_1.0, whole genome shotgun sequence, a genomic segment contains:
- the vdac1 gene encoding voltage-dependent anion-selective channel protein 1: MMAVPPTYVDLGKSARDVFTKGYGFGVIKLDLKTKSENGLEFTSTGSANTETSKVAGSLETKYKWAEHGLTFTEKWNTDNTLGTEITLEDQLAKGLKLTFDSSFSPNTGKKSGKVKTGYKCDHINLGCDVNYDINGTAIHGAAVVGYEGWLAGYQMTFEAGRNRITQSNFAVGFKTDEFQLHTNVNDGTEFGGSIYQKVNDQLETAVNLAWTAGNSNTRFGIAAKYQIDPDASFSAKVNNSSLVGLGYTQTLKPGIKLTLSALLDGKNINAGGHKLGLGLEFQA, translated from the exons GCTTCGGTGTCATCAAGCTGGActtgaaaacaaagtctgaGAATGGACTG GAGTTCACCAGCACAGGCTCTGCCAACACTGAGACCAGCAAGGTCGCTGGATCTCTGGAGACCAAGTACAAGTGGGCGGAGCATGGACTCACCTTCACAGAGAAGTGGAACACCGACAACACCCTGGGGACCGAGATCACTCTTGAAGACCAG TTGGCTAAGGGGCTGAAGCTGACGTTTGATTCCTCCTTCTCGCCAAACACTGG CAAGAAGAGCGGCAAAGTCAAGACGGGCTACAAGTGTGACCACATCAACCTTGGCTGCGATGTTAACTATGACATCAATGGTACAGCCATCCACGGCGCCGCAGTGGTGGGCTACGAGGGCTGGCTGGCCGGCTACCAGATGACCTTCGAGGCTGGCAGGAACAGGATCACCCAAAGCAATTTTGCGGTTGGATTCAAGACGGACGAATTCCAACTCCATACGAATGT AAATGATGGCACTGAGTTTGGTGGTTCCATCTACCAGAAGGTGAATGACCAGCTGGAGACAGCCGTCAACCTGGCCTGGACTGCTGGAAACAGCAACACCCGCTTTGGCATCGCTGCAAAGTATCAGATTGATCCTGATGCATCCTTCTCT GCAAAGGTGAACAACTCCAGCCTCGTAGGCCTGGGCTACACTCAGACGCTGAAGCCAG gCATCAAGCTGACACTCTCTGCTCTCCTTGATGGCAAGAACATCAACGCTGGTGGCCACAAGCTTGGTCTCGGCCTCGAGTTCCAGGCATAG
- the c15h5orf15 gene encoding keratinocyte-associated transmembrane protein 2: MATCRKMGRSRIHFCALSLVIALQLLAGGCLSLPLPINSTTTAAPSQENQGGNTSANLTLTTVNKKTVDTDPTPSQQTSVAVTDPKNPSTSAGNDSTPAEAEAPKDNGTTALVLKTSKVHDPADVFDASDASTEQQGAVSNGAAKTDGQPAKVAATDGPAAPDTTTATHPHPTTSVKPHEPAKPTEEGEVEPPVFESKTPNAVNPFTDQDADPELLQTTETGPVPHIDGENYSDDGDEDDGDDEDGTYPDGDDSLDGVYEDNNDVKGRTGSRLQPDGMEVTRFKGADSYNTEDEDSHFFFHLVILAFLVAIVYITYHNKRKIFLLAQSRRWKDGLCSRNTVEYHRLDQNVNEAMPSLKITRDYIF, translated from the exons ATGGCGACGTGCAGAAAGATGGGGCGAAGCAGGATACATTTTTGTGCTCTTTCTCTGGTTATTGCCCTCCAGCTGTTAGCCGGCGGCTGCCTGTCTTTACCGTTACCGATTAATAGTACCACGACGGCAG CACCAAGCCAAGAGAATCAGGGTGGAAACACTTCTGCAAATCTTACTTTGACCACGGTGAACAAGAAGACAGTTGACACGGATCCTACCCCCTCTCAACAAACTTCAGTGGCTGTAACCGATCCAAAGAACCCATCAACATCTGCTGGTAATGACTCCACACCAGCAGAAGCAGAGGCTCCTAAAGACAACGGCACAACAGCCCTTGTACTGAAAACATCTAAAGTGCATGATCCAGCTGATGTTTTTGATGCCTCTGATGCCTCTACTGAACAGCAAGGAGCTGTCAGCAATGGGGCTGCAAAAACAGATGGACAACCAGCCAAAGTTGCAGCAACAGATGGACCAGCTGCTCCAGACACCACCACAGCTACTCATCCACATCCCACCACCTCCGTGAAACCCCATGAACCAGCCAAACCGACAGAAGAAGGAGAAGTAGAACCACCCGTCTTTGAATCCAAAACCCCCAATGCTGTGAATCCCTTCACAGACCAGGACGCTGATCCAGAACTGCTGCAGACAACTGAGACAGGACCAGTACCTCATATTGATGGGGAAAATTACTCAGATGATGGCGATGAAGACGACGGTGATGACGAAGACGGTACCTACCCAGATGGCGACGACAGCCTTGATGGTGTATATGAAGACAACAATGATGTCAAAGGCCGCACAGGGAGCCGGCTGCAGCCAGACGGGATGGAGGTGACCCGTTTCAAGGGAGCAGACAGCTATAACACAGAAGATGAGGACTCCCACTTCTTCTTTCATCTGGTCATCCTGGCTTTCCTGGTGGCTATTGTTTACATCACCTATCACAACAAGAGGAAG ATCTTCCTCCTGGCTCAAAGCCGGCGCTGGAAGGATGGTCTTTGTTCCCGCAACACTGTGGAGTATCACCGCCTGGACCAAAACGTCAATGAGGCCATGCCGTCCCTCAAGATCACCCGAGACTACATTTTCTAA